The following are encoded in a window of Streptomyces sp. 11x1 genomic DNA:
- a CDS encoding APC family permease — translation MSKLTDVPKRILIGRALRSDRLGETLLPKRIALPVFASDPLSSVAYAPGEVLLVLSIAGVSAYHFSPWIAVAVVVLMFTVVASYRQNVHAYPSGGGDYEVANTNLGPKAGLTVASALLVDYVLTVAVSISSGVENLGSAVPFFVEHKVLCAIGIIVLLTLMNLRGVKESGKLFAIPTYVFVVGVFTMIAWGAFRGLVLDDTMRAPTADLEIKAEHQGLAGFALVFLLLRAFSSGCAALTGVEAISNGVPAFRKPKSRNAATTLALMGFFAVTMFCGIIGLAMATNVRMAENPAADLLRDGTPVGDSYVQNPVISQVAAAVFGDGTFFFVVLAAATALVLFLAANTAYNGFPLLGSILAQDRYLPRQLHTRGDRLAFSNGIVLLAGAAVLLVWIYGADSTRLIQLYIVGVFVSFTLSQTGMVRHWNRHLRTEKDPAKRRHMVRSRAINTFGAFFTGLVLIVVLGTKFTHGAWVALLGMVIFYATMTAIRKHYDRVAAEIAAPDGPSDDVVRPSRVHSVVLISRIHRPTLRALAYAKLMRSHTLEALSVNVDPAETKALQEEWTRRGIDVPLKVLDSPYREVTRPVIEYVKGLRKESPRDAVSVIIPEYVVGHWYEHLLHNQSALRLKGRLLFTPGVMVTSVPYQLESSEVAKRRARKRQDWSAPGSVRRGPANERPKESPAKTSAKASDKAPD, via the coding sequence GTGTCCAAACTGACCGACGTGCCCAAACGGATTCTGATCGGGCGCGCTCTGCGCAGCGACCGGCTGGGCGAGACGCTCCTGCCGAAGCGCATCGCACTCCCCGTCTTCGCATCCGACCCGCTCTCGTCCGTGGCGTACGCACCCGGCGAGGTGCTGCTGGTCCTCTCCATCGCGGGCGTGTCGGCCTACCACTTCAGCCCCTGGATCGCCGTCGCGGTCGTCGTGCTGATGTTCACCGTGGTGGCGTCCTACCGGCAGAACGTGCACGCCTACCCGAGCGGTGGCGGCGACTACGAGGTGGCGAACACCAACCTCGGCCCCAAGGCCGGTCTCACCGTCGCCAGCGCGCTCCTCGTCGACTACGTCCTCACCGTCGCCGTGTCCATCTCCTCCGGCGTCGAGAACCTCGGCTCGGCCGTCCCCTTCTTCGTCGAGCACAAGGTCCTCTGCGCGATCGGCATCATCGTGCTGCTCACGCTGATGAACCTGCGCGGGGTGAAGGAGTCCGGGAAGCTCTTCGCGATCCCGACGTACGTCTTCGTCGTCGGCGTCTTCACGATGATCGCCTGGGGTGCGTTCCGCGGACTGGTCCTCGACGACACGATGCGGGCGCCCACCGCCGACCTGGAGATCAAGGCCGAGCACCAGGGGCTCGCCGGCTTCGCGCTGGTCTTCCTGCTGCTGCGTGCCTTCTCCTCCGGCTGTGCCGCGCTCACCGGTGTCGAGGCGATCTCCAACGGCGTCCCCGCCTTCCGCAAGCCCAAGTCGAGGAACGCGGCCACCACTCTGGCCCTGATGGGCTTCTTCGCCGTCACCATGTTCTGCGGCATCATCGGCCTCGCCATGGCCACCAATGTGCGGATGGCCGAGAACCCGGCGGCCGACCTGCTGCGCGACGGCACCCCGGTCGGCGACTCCTACGTCCAGAACCCGGTGATCTCCCAGGTCGCGGCGGCCGTCTTCGGCGACGGCACCTTCTTCTTCGTCGTCCTGGCCGCCGCCACCGCGCTGGTCCTCTTCCTGGCCGCGAACACCGCGTACAACGGCTTCCCGCTGCTGGGCTCGATCCTCGCCCAGGACCGCTACCTCCCGCGCCAGTTGCACACCCGCGGCGACCGCCTCGCCTTCTCCAACGGCATCGTGCTCCTCGCGGGCGCCGCCGTCCTCCTGGTGTGGATCTACGGCGCCGACTCCACGCGTCTGATCCAGCTCTACATCGTGGGCGTCTTCGTCTCCTTCACGCTCAGCCAGACGGGCATGGTCCGGCACTGGAACCGCCATCTGCGCACCGAGAAGGACCCGGCCAAGCGGCGCCACATGGTCCGCTCCCGCGCGATCAACACCTTCGGCGCCTTCTTCACCGGGCTGGTCCTGATCGTCGTGCTCGGCACCAAGTTCACGCACGGCGCCTGGGTGGCCCTGCTCGGCATGGTGATCTTCTACGCGACGATGACGGCCATCCGTAAGCACTACGACCGGGTCGCCGCGGAGATCGCGGCGCCGGACGGCCCGAGCGACGACGTCGTCCGGCCGTCGCGGGTGCACTCCGTGGTGCTGATCTCCCGGATCCACCGCCCCACCCTGCGCGCCCTCGCCTACGCCAAGCTGATGCGCTCGCACACGCTGGAGGCGCTCAGCGTCAACGTCGACCCGGCGGAGACCAAGGCGCTCCAGGAGGAGTGGACGCGGCGTGGCATCGACGTGCCGCTGAAGGTCCTCGACTCGCCGTACCGCGAGGTCACTCGGCCTGTGATCGAGTACGTCAAGGGGCTGCGCAAGGAGTCCCCGCGCGACGCGGTGTCGGTGATCATCCCCGAGTACGTGGTCGGCCACTGGTACGAGCACCTCCTGCACAACCAGAGCGCGCTCCGGCTCAAGGGCCGGTTGCTCTTCACGCCGGGTGTCATGGTGACCTCCGTGCCCTATCAGCTGGAGTCCTCCGAGGTCGCCAAGCGCCGGGCGCGCAAGCGGCAGGACTGGAGTGCGCCGGGGTCGGTACGGCGCGGTCCGGCGAACGAGCGCCCCAAGGAGTCACCGGCCAAGACTTCGGCCAAGGCTTCGGACAAGGCCCCGGACTAG
- a CDS encoding class I SAM-dependent RNA methyltransferase, protein MQAEPKKSLVGEEYEVEVGPVAHGGHCIARTAEGQVLFVRHALPGERVVARVTDGEEGARFLRADAVSILSASKDRVEAPCPYAGPGRCGGCDWQHAKPGAQRRFKGEVIAEQLRRLAGLTPEEAGWDGTVMPAEGDKVPAGEVPAWRTRVQYAVDESGHAGLRRHRSHEVEPIDHCMIAAPGVSELGIEKRDWTGMASIDAIAATGSQDRQVILEPRPGARLPIVELDRPVSVMRVEEKDGGVHRVHGRPFVRERADDRTYRVGSGGFWQVHPKAADTLVKAVMQGLLPRKGDMALDLYCGVGLFAGALADRVGDKGAVLGIESGKRAVEDARHNLAEFERVRIEQGKVEAVLPRTGITEVDLIVLDPPRAGAGRKTVQHLASLAARRIAYVACDPAALARDLGYFRESGYRVRTLRAFDLFPMTSHVECVAILEPAQKGF, encoded by the coding sequence ATGCAGGCAGAACCGAAGAAATCGCTGGTGGGAGAGGAGTACGAGGTCGAGGTGGGCCCCGTCGCCCACGGCGGCCACTGCATCGCCCGTACCGCCGAGGGGCAGGTCCTCTTCGTCCGGCACGCGCTGCCCGGTGAGCGGGTCGTGGCGCGGGTGACCGACGGGGAGGAGGGCGCGCGCTTCCTGCGGGCGGACGCGGTCTCGATCCTGTCGGCCTCCAAGGACCGCGTCGAGGCGCCCTGTCCCTACGCCGGCCCCGGCCGCTGCGGCGGCTGCGACTGGCAGCACGCCAAGCCGGGCGCCCAGCGCCGCTTCAAGGGCGAGGTCATCGCCGAGCAGCTGCGGCGCCTCGCGGGTCTCACCCCCGAGGAGGCGGGCTGGGACGGCACGGTGATGCCGGCCGAGGGCGACAAGGTCCCGGCGGGCGAGGTCCCCGCGTGGCGTACGCGGGTGCAGTACGCGGTGGACGAGTCGGGGCACGCCGGTCTGCGCCGTCACCGCTCGCACGAGGTCGAGCCGATCGACCACTGCATGATCGCGGCACCGGGCGTGTCCGAGCTGGGCATCGAGAAGCGCGACTGGACGGGCATGGCGTCGATCGACGCGATCGCGGCGACGGGTTCGCAGGACCGTCAGGTCATCCTCGAACCGCGGCCGGGGGCGCGTCTGCCGATCGTGGAGCTGGACAGGCCGGTGTCCGTGATGCGGGTCGAGGAGAAGGACGGGGGCGTGCACCGCGTCCACGGGCGCCCCTTCGTCCGTGAGCGCGCCGACGACCGTACGTACCGGGTGGGCAGCGGCGGCTTCTGGCAGGTCCATCCCAAGGCCGCGGACACCCTCGTCAAGGCCGTCATGCAGGGCCTGCTGCCCCGCAAGGGCGACATGGCGCTGGACCTCTACTGCGGTGTCGGGCTGTTCGCGGGCGCCCTCGCCGACCGCGTCGGTGACAAGGGTGCGGTCCTCGGCATCGAGTCCGGCAAACGGGCGGTCGAGGACGCGCGGCACAACCTCGCCGAGTTCGAGCGGGTGCGGATCGAACAGGGCAAGGTCGAGGCGGTGTTGCCGCGTACGGGGATCACGGAGGTGGACCTCATCGTCCTGGATCCGCCGCGTGCGGGGGCGGGCCGCAAGACCGTCCAGCACCTCGCGTCCCTGGCGGCCCGCCGCATCGCGTACGTGGCCTGCGATCCGGCCGCGCTGGCACGCGACCTGGGGTACTTCCGGGAGAGCGGGTACCGGGTGCGGACGCTCAGGGCGTTCGATCTGTTTCCGATGACCTCGCACGTGGAGTGCGTGGCGATTCTTGAGCCTGCCCAAAAGGGGTTCTGA
- a CDS encoding MBL fold metallo-hydrolase: MQTLSDTPIPSWAVGDITVHRIDETPLPPATGPWLLPGATPEVVAGQDWLRPHFAGDDGILRIDSHSFAFAVDGLRVLVDTGIGNGKERANPAWHDLRTDFPERLTAAGFPPDSIDLVVLTHLHADHVGWNTRKVDDEWVPTFPEARYLTARAEREFWAAYDMEEARRQMFRDSVIPVEQAGLLDLVDVPAEGVHITPSLSLVPTPGHTPGHVAVELNSQGETALITGDCIHHPVQLAHPAIGACVDIDPQQSETTRGELLASLAGTDTLLLGTHFAPPTAGRVVAHGDAYRLRPDPTT; this comes from the coding sequence ATGCAGACTCTTTCGGACACCCCCATCCCCTCCTGGGCCGTGGGCGACATCACCGTCCACCGCATCGACGAGACACCGCTGCCGCCCGCCACGGGACCCTGGCTGCTGCCCGGCGCCACTCCTGAGGTGGTGGCCGGTCAGGACTGGCTGCGCCCCCATTTCGCCGGCGATGACGGCATCCTCCGCATCGACAGCCACAGTTTCGCGTTCGCCGTGGACGGGCTGCGCGTACTCGTCGACACCGGCATCGGCAACGGCAAGGAACGGGCCAACCCGGCCTGGCACGACCTGCGCACCGACTTCCCCGAGCGTCTGACCGCCGCAGGCTTCCCGCCCGACTCCATCGACCTGGTCGTCCTCACCCACCTGCACGCCGACCACGTCGGCTGGAACACCCGGAAGGTGGACGACGAGTGGGTTCCCACGTTCCCCGAGGCGCGCTACCTCACCGCACGCGCCGAAAGGGAGTTCTGGGCCGCGTACGACATGGAGGAGGCACGCCGCCAGATGTTCCGCGACTCGGTGATCCCGGTCGAGCAGGCCGGTCTGCTCGACCTGGTCGACGTCCCGGCCGAGGGCGTGCACATCACCCCGAGCCTCAGCCTGGTCCCCACCCCCGGCCACACCCCCGGCCATGTCGCGGTCGAACTGAACAGTCAGGGCGAAACGGCGCTGATCACCGGTGACTGCATCCACCACCCGGTACAACTCGCCCACCCCGCCATCGGCGCCTGCGTGGACATCGACCCACAGCAGTCCGAGACCACCCGCGGTGAACTGCTCGCTTCCCTCGCCGGCACGGACACCCTCCTCCTCGGCACCCACTTCGCCCCGCCCACAGCCGGCCGTGTCGTCGCGCACGGGGACGCCTACCGGCTGCGGCCAGATCCGACGACCTGA